The sequence TACATACCGAATTTCCACATCCGCCCCATAAACGCCACGAAGATACTCGCTCAACTTATCTAACTGCAACTCAGGCATTTTCTAGCCTCTCAACCCAACTCACAAGCCAAGCAGAAATAAAACTTTGCATCCAACCTATTCATCTTTTAAATACAGGCGACTAAAAAGAATAGGAAGAGTGAACACCAATGGCAAGCTTCAAAATTAAAAAAGCCAGCCTAGCCCCACAAGGAAGCCTACTTATCGAATGGGCCTCCATGCACATGCCAGTTTTAAACCAAGTCAAACAACGATTTCAACGAGAAAAACCGCTTGTAGACATTATGATGGGCGCATGTCTACACGTAACAAAAGAAACCGGAGTGCTCATAGAAACACTCGTGGCAGGAGGAGCGGACGTTGCGCTGTGCGGATCCAACCCGCTCTCAACCCAAGACGAGGTAGCCGCGGCTCTTGCAGAAAAAGGAATAAACGTGTACGCGTGGCGCGGCGAAACCACCAAAGAATACTACTGGTGCGTCAACCAAGTCATCGACCGCACACCGCAAATCACGTTGGACGACGGCGCCGACCTCGTAAGCATGGTGCATATAAAAAGAAAAGAAGCCTTAAAAAACGTCAAAGGAGGCACAGAGGAAACAACCACAGGGGTCATGCGGCTACGGGCCATGGAAAAAACAGGCGTCCTCAAATACCCAATTATGGCTGTAAACGACGCATACACGAAACACTTGTTCGACAATCGCTACGGTACAGGACAGAGCACCATAGATGGAATACTCCGCGCCACAAACATCTTGTTGGCTGGGAAAAACTTTGTCGTATGCGGCTACGGATGGTGCGGTCGAGGGCTAGCCTTCCGGGCTAGGGGCATGGGCGCAAACGTGATCGTCACCGAGGTGAATCCGACTAGAGCTCTTGAGGCGGTCATGGATGGCTTCCGCGTAACAGCTATGGATGAGGCGTCTAAGATGGGTGCCATCTTCGTAACCGCCACGGGAGACCTCAACGTCATCAGAAAAGAACATATGCTCAAGATGAAAAATGGTGCCATCCTCGCCAACAGCGGACACTTCAACGTGGAAATCAACATATCAGACCTGGAAAGTATTTCATCTTCAAAACGAACCATCCGCCCAAACCTCGAGGAATATGCCCTTCAAAACGGGCGGAGACTCTATCTACTAGCTGAAGGAAGACTCGTAAATCTCGCAGCGGCAGAAGGTCACCCATCCGAAGTGATGGATATGTCTTTTGCAAACCAAGCCTTATGCGTTGAACATTTAGTGAAAAAGGGGAAGATGGAACCGAAGGTTTACATGGTGCCTAAAGAAATTGATGAACTCGTAGCCAGCCTTAAATTGAAAGCGATGAATGTGAAGATTGATGAACTTACAGAAGAACAAAAGAAGTATATCGCCGGTTGGGAAGCTGGAACCATCTGAAAGAGACATAAACTTTATAATAGGTTGCGTTCATAAAAAAGGCTAAATTGGTGGTCACATGGTTAGTAAGGATCAAACTATTGGTTGGCTAATTTGCCTAGTTTGCGTGGTCATTGCAGTCTTATATACCGTAACACTAGTCTGGCCAGTGTGGATATGGTGGGCAAGCGCTGAAGTAGTTCAAATGTGGTTGGTTGGAGTTCCCGTCTATATAGCACTCGTTGCCGTACTAGTCATTGGCGCTTGGATCGGATGGACTATGGCTACAACACCGCCTCCTAAGCCTATTGAGGAGATCGAAGTCGAAGAAAAGCCAGCTGAAGAAAAGGAAGAGAAGAAGTAGGCAGGCAAAACCTTTCCTTTTTTATTCGCTTTTTTAATTCTACGGCTAACAGAGCAAACCATGAACACGTTTTTTCAACGTTTATCCAACAATGAATTTTTTAAACATTCGTTCAGCTTCTTCCAGCCGCATCATTTGTGGGGGATGCTTGAAGGCGTAAGCTGAAACGCTTAAGAGAGGGCCAGCCAATCCTCGGTCAAGGGCAATTTTGACTCCCCGAATGACATCGTACATTACAGAGCCAGCGTTAGGACCGTCAACAGTGTTAAGCCTCATGTCAAGTTGCATAGGAACTCTTCCAAAATATAATCCTTTAATCCAGAAATAGCTGTCTCGCCGATTCTGCAAGAAATCAACGTAGTCAGTAGACCCAGCTATGATAGAAGTCTTGTATGGCAAGGCTGTTTCAACCGCTTTAGTCTTCACAATCCTTTTTACTTCTCTTGTTCTTTCAAGCGTGTTAAGAGATTCTGTGCCTCCACCCACATCGAGCTGATAAGTTTCAGAGATTGAAACACCTCGGTCAGCCAACAATCTCAGGAGAGTCTTATGGAGCGCCGTGGCGCCCACCTGATCTACCAAGTCGTCGCCTACAAGGGGCAGTCCTGCTTCATCGAAGCGTTTACTCCACGCGGCGTCGCTGGCAATAAAAACAGGCGTAGCGTTTATGAAGGCGCATCCTGCCTCAAGTGCTTCCTCGGCATACCATCTTGAAGCTTTTATCGCCCCGCTTGGAAGGAGACTAATGATCATCTCTGCATTGTTTTCCTTAAGCTTCTGGGCTACATCAACCTCTGGGGAGTCGGCTATCTTGATGATGTCTTTTACAGAATCGCCTACACCATCCAAAACAGGACCTTTCAAAACTGGCACATCCAATTTTGGGACATCAACGAGTTTTAAGGTGTTGTTAGGTGGGGAAAAAATGGCTTCTGACAGGTCTTTTCCAATTTTTCTAGTTTCGATGTCGAATGCGGAGACGAACTCGATGTCTCGTGGGTGATAGCTTCCGAGAAAGAGGTTTTTCAGTCCTACAGCTTCTTCCTCTTTTTCAGCGTCTTTGTAGTAATGGACTCCTTGAACTATGGCTGACGCGCAGTTTCCAACTCCGACTAACGCAACCTTGATCTTAGACATGAACATGCACCAACTATAGTGAGGTATACAACTGTGCTGAAAATATATGTGTTCTGTGTCTGCTTTATAACCGTGCTATCATTTGAAAAGGATAGGGTTTTTAATGGATGCGACAGCTTGGTTGGACGTTTCAGTTTTTCGTTGCCCACAATGCGGGCGATACTACGCAGAAACGTCATGGTATGCTATTGAACTAAAATCTGATATTGAATGTGGAAGTTGCCATGAAACCTTTAACACTAAGAACCATTTGACTGACCGCGTAATGTTAAGGTTCACTCTTGACGATAAAGGAAAGATGACGAAGGCGGAAATGGCAGAAAGGCTTTTATGTTTTTTTTTGGAGCTAAAATTACCGTTCGTGGTTTTATAAAAATGAACGTGTTAAATGGGTTGAAGGTCAACCCGCTGAATTACGTTGCAAATCTAGAGTCACCTATTGGCGTTTACCTTAGAAGAGAAATATTCGAAAAGGAAACTAAAGCTGATACAACCTTAAAGAAAAAATTGTATGCGAAAACAGTTGCCGACCAGTCTGTGGATGGAAGTTGGGACCAGCTATTTGTTCGAACTGCTAACAATCTTTGGAACCTTGCTCTTCTAGGCTATGACGCGGAAGATGGAAGCGTCAAGAATGGGTTAGAGTGGCTTCTATCAATTCAGAGACACCAATATAGAGGCTATCCAGGTTTTTTCTATTCAAGCAACAGAAAAGACCCGCGTGTGATGCGCTCAACATTTTATGGAGAGTTTGGACCAGGCTGTACGATTTTTTATCAAACAACCTATGCAATTCATTTATTCCACATTTTCGGTTTTGACGACACCAAGCAAGTTCAAACAACTGTGAAATCATATCTTCAGTTTTGGAGACCCGACTGGTGCGGTACATGGTGCTCAATCAATGTGTTACGTATGTTAATTGAACATCCGTTAAGCAGAAAATCCAAACATGTTGAGAGCGGTTTGAAATATTTAGATAAGCGACAGACCAAAACGGGAGCGTGGAAGGGTTTTCCTTTCTACCATACTTTTCACGCTTTATCCAGAGCCAATCGTGCTTTAGCAAAGAAGCAGTTTAAAAAGGCGTTTTCATCAGTTGTTAAGAGACAGAATAAGAATGGAAGCTGGGGCAGAAAAGAGCGGGAGACTGGAACGTTTTTGGTCTTAGACGCTCTGAAGAATGTTGGCACCATGTAACAGAAACGTAACTATGACTATAAACGCAGAAAGGCATAACGCTGTTGTCTTCTTCTCTTATGTGTGTAGATAATTGTCTCAGCGTGTAGTGAAAACGTTTGCTTTATTATTAACTAGCACACTAGTGGTTCATAAAAAGGTACATGAATAGAAGTGAACAGCGTATGCAAGCCCAAGACAAGTTTGAAAAGATCAGTGAACTGGCAAAGCGTCGAGGCTTTTTCTGGCCTTCCTGCGAAATCTACGGCGGAGTAAGCGGCTTCATAACGTTTGGTCCGCTGGGCTCCGTACTAAAAAGAAAGATCGAAGACAAGTTTCGTGGTTTCTTCATTCGTCCCTTTGGCCTTTACGAAATCGAATCGTCGGTGATTATGCCTAGTAAGGTGTTTGAAGCGTCTGGCCATGTGAATCACTTCAAGGAGCCTATGATTGAGTGTAGCAAGTGCAAACGAAGGTTTCGAGCTGATCACGTACTGCAAGAGTTTGCAGGGATGAGCGACACGGAAACGGAAAAACTTAGCCTTCAAGAGTTGACAAACGAAATTAACAAGCGCAACATTAAGTGTCCAGAGTGTGGCGGCGACTTCGGTGAATCAAAGCAGTTCTTAACGATGTTCACCACTACCATTGGGCCTTATTCTGGGGCAGTTGGTTACGGTCGTCCTGAGGCTGCTCAGGGCATTTTCGTTGAATTTAAGCGTCTTTACGAGTGTGCTCGAGGAAAGCTTCCATTCGGGGTTGTTCAGATCGGTCACGCGCTGAGGAATGAGATTTCGCCGAGGCAGGGTCCAATAAGGCTGCGGGAGTTCACCATCATAGACATCGAATTCTTTTTTGACCCCGAAGACCCGTGTTGTCCGTTGTTAAAAGATGTGGAAAACGAATCTTTACGGTTGATACTGGCGGAAAATAAGCTGAAAGGCATGAAAGAGCCAGTCGAAGTTACAGTT comes from Candidatus Bathyarchaeota archaeon and encodes:
- a CDS encoding inositol-3-phosphate synthase, with product MFMSKIKVALVGVGNCASAIVQGVHYYKDAEKEEEAVGLKNLFLGSYHPRDIEFVSAFDIETRKIGKDLSEAIFSPPNNTLKLVDVPKLDVPVLKGPVLDGVGDSVKDIIKIADSPEVDVAQKLKENNAEMIISLLPSGAIKASRWYAEEALEAGCAFINATPVFIASDAAWSKRFDEAGLPLVGDDLVDQVGATALHKTLLRLLADRGVSISETYQLDVGGGTESLNTLERTREVKRIVKTKAVETALPYKTSIIAGSTDYVDFLQNRRDSYFWIKGLYFGRVPMQLDMRLNTVDGPNAGSVMYDVIRGVKIALDRGLAGPLLSVSAYAFKHPPQMMRLEEAERMFKKFIVG
- a CDS encoding transcriptional regulator, with amino-acid sequence MVSKDQTIGWLICLVCVVIAVLYTVTLVWPVWIWWASAEVVQMWLVGVPVYIALVAVLVIGAWIGWTMATTPPPKPIEEIEVEEKPAEEKEEKK
- a CDS encoding adenosylhomocysteinase gives rise to the protein MASFKIKKASLAPQGSLLIEWASMHMPVLNQVKQRFQREKPLVDIMMGACLHVTKETGVLIETLVAGGADVALCGSNPLSTQDEVAAALAEKGINVYAWRGETTKEYYWCVNQVIDRTPQITLDDGADLVSMVHIKRKEALKNVKGGTEETTTGVMRLRAMEKTGVLKYPIMAVNDAYTKHLFDNRYGTGQSTIDGILRATNILLAGKNFVVCGYGWCGRGLAFRARGMGANVIVTEVNPTRALEAVMDGFRVTAMDEASKMGAIFVTATGDLNVIRKEHMLKMKNGAILANSGHFNVEINISDLESISSSKRTIRPNLEEYALQNGRRLYLLAEGRLVNLAAAEGHPSEVMDMSFANQALCVEHLVKKGKMEPKVYMVPKEIDELVASLKLKAMNVKIDELTEEQKKYIAGWEAGTI